DNA sequence from the Vibrio pelagius genome:
TCTACTTTTATATATTTTTCCTAATTTATAAATGATAAGCAGTGAACTATTGAAACACCAGAAAACAATAAGAGTATTTATTCAACTTATTGATAAAATACCTTCTAATCGGAGCAATGCTGATTTTCTCTCTATGCCTCCAGCATAGCCTGTCAGTTTACCGTTTTTACCAATCACGCGATGACAAGGCACTATAATAGAAATTGGATTTTTTCCGTTAGCCAACCCAACCGCTCTTACCGCTTTGGGGTTACCAATCTCATCCGCAAGTTGTTGGTAACTCCATGTTTCACCAAAAGGAATACGCGTCAAGGCTTGCCAAACTGACTGCTGAAATGGCGTTCCCTCTGCCGCGATAGGTAGTGAGAAATGGTTCAGTTTCCCAGAAAAGTAATCATCGAGCTGACGCTTAGTTTCTGCAAACAGCGCAAAGGTATCATCTTGTTGACCAAGGTCTTCTGGCTTCGTGGTATAGGTTTCAAACCAAACACCCAATAATCCCTCCTCACAGCCTTGTATCGTCACAACACCTAGCGGACTCGAGTAGTAAGTAAATCGTTTAATCATTGTTTTTTATCCTAGTATCGGGAATGACTGACAAGTTTAGAAATGGCTCCAACAATGGAAGGTCGCATAGCTGCCCCACGGTGATACCTTGTTTGCTGTTATACTGACATGTTGATCGATAAATTTCTTTACGATCAAATCGCCAGTGAGTAGGTGATCCGGTTCACTCAAACCTCTCAACAAGGCATATTGCACTGTCCATGGTCCTATTCCTTTCAGAGCCAGCCATTTGCTTGGGTGTTGATGCGGGTTTTCAACCATATACATAGCAAATCGGTGCAAAGTGTCTTTGCGACTCTGTGGCATTCTTAAAAAGCTGATGTCTGCGTGCAACACTTGTTCAGGAGTTGGAAAGTAGAGAACTCCGTCTTTCGGTGACAGCTGTTTGGCCAGTAAATTCAATTGACCGATAGCGGCTTTGACCGAAACTTGCTGCCCTAAAATCGCACGCACACCCGCTTCCCAAGGTGACCAAACACCGGGGATACGAATACCCGATTCTTTAACAAGAGTAGAATCTACCTTACCTAGGTGCGCTTCAACTTGGTTGATATCGACATCAAGATCGAACATACGACGTATTTGGCGGATAAGGTTACGCAACTGATTCATCTGGCTAAGTTCAAACTCTACTTCCAGAAAACTGCCAGCTTGCTTGTTGCTGTTAACGCAACGAATGCAAAACTTAGCGGTAGCATCATTGATGGTCACCGTGCGTTGGTAATAATCATCTCCCACCTCTTCGACACCCTCAATCATACGCTTGCGATAAAAGTTAAGCATATGAGGCCAATTCACAGCGCCTTTAACAGGCAAACGCACCGTGTTAGTTGAGCTTTTTTCAGCACCAGATTTTCGAATCTGCGATGGCGAAAGCTTCATCACCTTCACAAAAGCATCATTGAAACGGCGCGTACTCTTAAATCCACATGCAAAACCGATGTCGGTAATACTCATCTGACTGTTATGTAACAGCTGCTTCGCGAACATAAGCTGGTTATAGATGGCGTACTGTTTTGGCGAGACCCCCATATATTTGCTAAACAAGCTTCGTAGGTAACGATCAGAGATACCCAAACGTTGGCACAAAGCAACACTGCTCCCTTCAGCCAATTCGCCATCTTCAATAAGCTTAAGTGCCCGCAAAAAAGTGGTTTCTACGCCTTTCCATGCTGGCGAAAAAGGAGCGCTATCTGGGCGGCAGCGCAAACAGGGACGATAACCCGCTCGCAGCGCTTGCGCTTGGTTTGAGAAATACTCAACATTTTGCTCTTTAGGTGGCGAAGCCGGACAGATTGGACGACAAAATATGCCTGTCGTCTTTACAGCAATGAAAAACAGACCATCAAAGCGCGCGTCTCTAGCAAGACGGGCTTGTTGACACTGCTCGCGGCTGAGGCCGCTGTATCGATGAATGTTGCCTTCCATGTGCCTTTTAAAATCCATAACGTCAAGTGAATAAAGAAAGTGTATCCACAAGCCGAATGAACGCTAGCCACTTTCGGAAGTGAATATGTATTAAATTTAATTTTTTAATTTGCTTTTGACAAAGTTGGACTAATCTTAGAAGTAAGAAAAGGTTTCTCTCGCAACGTCACAGCTCTCACTTGGGCGCCTAAGATGCCAAGGATGGCTGAACCAACAAGGATAATTGGCTATGGATCTGCACACCTGTCGCATTGTTCTTAAGAACAAGCAAGTTCTCACCTGTCAGTCTGTTGAACAATCTCTCGGTTTTCTAGAAGGCACTTCCGAAAACGGCATTTCAATGATTGAGATTGATGCGACTGACGGTCATCAAATCCACTCTTTCCTGTCTCACTCGCTGGAAGAGTCCATTGAGAACCTAATGAATTTATGACATCTCGCATGTGTCACTCGCCTTCAAAGGCTTAAAACTATAATGGCTCTCAACCGAGAGCCATTATTTTATGCATTTAATCTTGCTGTTCGTTTCCACCAATCAACAATGGTTACTCAGACAACGGTTACTCAGACGTGGTCTCCGCAGCTTGCTGCAGAGTGTAAGCGGTAGACGGGTCGATCTCTTTCACCAGTTCTTCTACCTGCACAATCGCATCCACCGAGGTACTC
Encoded proteins:
- a CDS encoding DNA-3-methyladenine glycosylase 2 family protein, which translates into the protein MEGNIHRYSGLSREQCQQARLARDARFDGLFFIAVKTTGIFCRPICPASPPKEQNVEYFSNQAQALRAGYRPCLRCRPDSAPFSPAWKGVETTFLRALKLIEDGELAEGSSVALCQRLGISDRYLRSLFSKYMGVSPKQYAIYNQLMFAKQLLHNSQMSITDIGFACGFKSTRRFNDAFVKVMKLSPSQIRKSGAEKSSTNTVRLPVKGAVNWPHMLNFYRKRMIEGVEEVGDDYYQRTVTINDATAKFCIRCVNSNKQAGSFLEVEFELSQMNQLRNLIRQIRRMFDLDVDINQVEAHLGKVDSTLVKESGIRIPGVWSPWEAGVRAILGQQVSVKAAIGQLNLLAKQLSPKDGVLYFPTPEQVLHADISFLRMPQSRKDTLHRFAMYMVENPHQHPSKWLALKGIGPWTVQYALLRGLSEPDHLLTGDLIVKKFIDQHVSITANKVSPWGSYATFHCWSHF
- a CDS encoding methylated-DNA--[protein]-cysteine S-methyltransferase, which translates into the protein MIKRFTYYSSPLGVVTIQGCEEGLLGVWFETYTTKPEDLGQQDDTFALFAETKRQLDDYFSGKLNHFSLPIAAEGTPFQQSVWQALTRIPFGETWSYQQLADEIGNPKAVRAVGLANGKNPISIIVPCHRVIGKNGKLTGYAGGIERKSALLRLEGILSIS